The Buttiauxella selenatireducens genome has a window encoding:
- the rplJ gene encoding 50S ribosomal protein L10, with protein sequence MALNLQDKQAIVAEVSEVAKGALSAVVADSRGVTVGKMTELRKAGREAGVYMRVVRNTLLRRVVEGTQFECLKDTFVGPTLIAYSMEHPGAAARLFKEFAKANAKFEVKAAAFEGELIPASQIDRLATLPTYEEAIARLMATMKEASAGKLVRTLAAVRDQKEAA encoded by the coding sequence ATGGCTTTAAATCTTCAAGACAAACAAGCGATTGTTGCTGAAGTCAGCGAAGTAGCCAAAGGTGCGCTGTCTGCGGTTGTTGCGGATTCCCGTGGCGTTACCGTAGGTAAAATGACTGAACTGCGTAAAGCAGGTCGTGAAGCTGGCGTTTACATGCGTGTTGTTCGTAACACCTTGCTGCGCCGCGTTGTTGAAGGTACTCAGTTCGAGTGCCTGAAAGACACGTTTGTTGGTCCAACCTTGATTGCATATTCTATGGAACACCCGGGCGCTGCTGCTCGTCTGTTCAAAGAATTCGCTAAAGCGAATGCAAAATTTGAGGTTAAAGCTGCAGCCTTTGAAGGTGAATTGATCCCTGCATCGCAAATCGATCGCCTGGCAACTCTGCCAACCTACGAAGAAGCAATCGCACGCCTGATGGCAACCATGAAAGAAGCCTCTGCAGGCAAATTGGTTCGCACTCTGGCTGCTGTACGCGATCAGAAAGAAGCTGCTTAA
- the tuf gene encoding elongation factor Tu has product MSKEKFERTKPHVNVGTIGHVDHGKTTLTAAITTVLAKTYGGSARAFDQIDNAPEEKARGITINTSHVEYDTPTRHYAHVDCPGHADYVKNMITGAAQMDGAILVVAATDGPMPQTREHILLGRQVGVPFIIVFLNKCDMVDDEELLELVEMEVRELLSQYDFPGDDTPIIRGSALKALEGEAEWEAKIVELAGFLDSYIPEPERAIDKPFLLPIEDVFSISGRGTVVTGRVERGIVKVGEEVEIVGIKETAKSTCTGVEMFRKLLDEGRAGENVGVLLRGIKREEIERGQVLAKPGSIKPHTQFESEVYILSKDEGGRHTPFFKGYRPQFYFRTTDVTGTIELPEGVEMVMPGDNIKMVVTLIHPIAMDDGLRFAIREGGRTVGAGVVAKVIA; this is encoded by the coding sequence ATGTCTAAAGAAAAATTTGAACGTACAAAACCGCACGTCAACGTCGGTACTATCGGCCACGTTGACCATGGTAAAACCACTCTGACTGCAGCAATCACTACCGTTCTGGCTAAAACCTACGGTGGTTCTGCTCGTGCATTCGACCAGATCGATAACGCACCAGAAGAAAAAGCTCGTGGTATCACCATCAACACTTCCCACGTTGAATATGACACCCCGACTCGCCACTATGCGCACGTTGACTGCCCAGGGCACGCCGACTACGTTAAAAACATGATCACCGGTGCTGCTCAGATGGACGGCGCTATCCTGGTTGTTGCTGCGACTGATGGCCCAATGCCACAGACTCGTGAGCACATCCTGCTGGGTCGTCAGGTTGGCGTTCCATTCATCATCGTGTTCCTGAACAAATGTGACATGGTTGATGACGAAGAGCTGCTGGAACTGGTAGAAATGGAAGTTCGTGAACTTCTGTCTCAGTACGATTTCCCAGGTGATGATACTCCAATCATCCGTGGTTCTGCTCTGAAAGCGCTGGAAGGCGAAGCAGAGTGGGAAGCTAAAATCGTTGAACTGGCTGGTTTCCTGGATTCTTACATCCCAGAACCAGAACGTGCTATCGACAAGCCATTCCTGCTGCCAATCGAAGACGTATTCTCTATCTCCGGTCGTGGTACAGTTGTTACCGGTCGTGTAGAGCGCGGTATCGTTAAAGTTGGCGAAGAAGTTGAAATCGTTGGTATCAAAGAGACTGCTAAGTCTACCTGTACTGGCGTTGAAATGTTCCGCAAACTGCTGGACGAAGGCCGTGCTGGTGAGAACGTTGGTGTTCTGCTGCGTGGTATCAAACGTGAAGAAATCGAACGTGGTCAGGTTCTGGCTAAGCCAGGCTCTATCAAGCCGCACACTCAGTTCGAGTCTGAAGTTTATATCCTGTCCAAAGACGAAGGCGGCCGTCATACTCCGTTCTTCAAAGGCTACCGTCCACAGTTCTACTTCCGTACAACTGACGTGACTGGCACCATCGAACTGCCAGAAGGCGTTGAGATGGTAATGCCGGGCGACAACATCAAAATGGTTGTTACCCTGATCCACCCAATCGCGATGGACGACGGTCTGCGTTTCGCAATCCGTGAAGGCGGCCGTACTGTAGGCGCGGGTGTTGTTGCTAAAGTTATCGCTTAA
- the rplK gene encoding 50S ribosomal protein L11: MAKKVQAYVKLQVAAGMANPSPPVGPALGQQGVNIMEFCKAFNAKTDSMEKGLPIPVVITVYADRSFTFVTKTPPAAVLLKKAAGIKSGSGKPNKDKVGKVTRAQVREIAETKAADMTGSDVEAMTRSIEGTARSMGLVVED; the protein is encoded by the coding sequence ATGGCTAAGAAAGTACAAGCCTACGTCAAGTTGCAAGTTGCAGCTGGTATGGCGAACCCAAGTCCACCAGTTGGTCCAGCTCTGGGTCAGCAAGGTGTTAACATCATGGAATTCTGTAAAGCGTTCAACGCCAAAACTGATTCCATGGAGAAAGGTCTGCCAATTCCGGTTGTTATTACCGTTTATGCTGACCGTTCTTTCACTTTCGTTACTAAAACTCCACCGGCTGCTGTTCTGTTGAAGAAAGCTGCAGGTATCAAGTCTGGTTCCGGTAAGCCGAACAAAGACAAAGTGGGTAAAGTGACCCGTGCTCAGGTGCGTGAAATCGCAGAAACCAAAGCTGCGGACATGACTGGTTCTGACGTTGAAGCGATGACTCGCTCCATCGAAGGTACTGCTCGTTCCATGGGCCTGGTAGTGGAGGATTAA
- the rpoB gene encoding DNA-directed RNA polymerase subunit beta has protein sequence MVYSYTEKKRIRKDFGKRPQVLDIPYLLSIQLDSFQKFIEQDPEGQYGLEAAFRSVFPIASYSGNSELQYVSYRLGEPVFDVKECQIRGVTYSAPLRVKLRLVIYEREAPEGTVKDIKEQEVYMGEIPLMTDNGTFVINGTERVIVSQLHRSPGVFFDSDKGKTHSSGKVLYNARIIPYRGSWLDFEFDPKDNLFVRIDRRRKLPATIILRALQYTTEQILDLFFEKVNFEIRDNKLQMELVPERLRGETASFDIEADGKIYVEKGRRITARHIRQLEKDDIKLIEVPVEYIAGKVAAKDYVDASTGELICPANMELSLDLLAKLSQCGHKRIETLFTNDLDHGAYISETIRVDPTNDRLSALVEIYRMMRPGEPPTREAAENLFENLFFSEDRYDLSAVGRMKFNRSLLRDEIEGSGILSKDDIIQVMRKLIGIRNGQGEVDDIDHLGNRRIRSVGEMAENQFRVGLVRVERAVKERLSLGDLDTLMPQDMINAKPISAAVKEFFGSSQLSQFMDQNNPLSEITHKRRISALGPGGLTRERAGFEVRDVHPTHYGRVCPIETPEGPNIGLINSLSVYAQTNEYGFLETPYRRVVEGVVTDEIHYLSAIEEGNYVIAQANTNLDEEGRFVDDLVTCRSKGESSLFSNDQVDYMDVSTQQVVSVGASLIPFLEHDDANRALMGANMQRQAVPTLRADKPLVGTGMERAVAVDSGVTAVAKRGGTVQYVDASRIVIKVNEDEMLAGEAGIDIYNLTKYTRSNQNTCINQMPCVSLGEPVERGDVLADGPSTDLGELALGQNMRVAFMPWNGYNFEDSILVSERVVQEDRFTTIHIQELACVSRDTKLGPEEITADIPNVGEAALSKLDESGIVYIGAEVTGGDILVGKVTPKGETQLTPEEKLLRAIFGEKASDVKDSSLRVPNGVSGTVIDVQVFTRDGVEKDKRALEIEEMQLKQAKKDLTEELQIFEAGLFARIHAVLVAGGVEAEKLDKLPRDRWLELGLTDEEKQNQLEQLAEQYDELKHEFEKKLEAKRRKITQGDDLAPGVLKIVKVYLAVKRQIQPGDKMAGRHGNKGVISKINPIEDMPYDENGTPVDIVLNPLGVPSRMNIGQILETHLGMAAKGIGEKINAMLKKQEEVSKLREFIQKAYDLGSDVRQKVDLNTFTDDEVLRLAENLKKGMPIATPVFDGAKESEIKELLKLGDLPTSGQITLFDGRSGEQFERPVTVGYMYMLKLNHLVDDKMHARSTGSYSLVTQQPLGGKAQFGGQRFGEMEVWALEAYGAAYTLQEMLTVKSDDVNGRTKMYKNIVDGNHQMEPGMPESFNVLLKEIRSLGINIELEDE, from the coding sequence ATGGTTTACTCCTATACCGAGAAAAAACGTATTCGTAAGGATTTTGGAAAGCGTCCACAAGTTTTGGACATTCCTTATCTCCTTTCTATCCAGCTTGACTCGTTCCAGAAGTTCATCGAGCAAGATCCTGAAGGCCAGTACGGTCTGGAAGCGGCTTTCCGTTCCGTGTTCCCTATTGCAAGCTACAGCGGTAACTCTGAGCTGCAATATGTGAGCTATCGTCTGGGCGAGCCGGTATTTGACGTGAAAGAATGTCAAATCCGCGGCGTGACGTATTCCGCTCCCCTGCGCGTAAAACTGCGTCTGGTGATCTACGAGCGTGAAGCGCCGGAAGGCACCGTTAAAGATATTAAAGAACAAGAAGTCTACATGGGTGAAATTCCACTCATGACTGATAACGGCACCTTCGTTATCAACGGTACTGAGCGTGTTATCGTTTCTCAGTTACACCGTAGCCCAGGCGTGTTCTTCGATAGTGACAAAGGTAAAACCCACTCTTCTGGGAAGGTGCTGTATAACGCACGTATCATCCCTTACCGTGGTTCCTGGCTGGATTTCGAATTCGACCCGAAAGACAACCTGTTCGTGCGTATCGACCGTCGCCGTAAACTCCCTGCGACTATCATCCTGCGCGCATTGCAGTACACCACTGAGCAGATTCTTGATCTGTTCTTTGAGAAAGTTAATTTCGAAATCCGTGACAACAAGCTGCAGATGGAATTGGTGCCAGAACGCCTTCGTGGTGAGACTGCATCCTTTGACATCGAAGCTGACGGCAAAATCTATGTCGAAAAAGGCCGCCGTATTACTGCGCGCCATATTCGTCAGCTGGAAAAAGACGATATTAAGCTTATCGAAGTTCCGGTTGAATATATTGCTGGTAAAGTCGCGGCTAAAGACTACGTTGATGCATCGACTGGCGAACTGATTTGCCCGGCGAACATGGAACTGTCTTTGGATCTGTTGGCTAAGCTGAGCCAGTGTGGTCATAAGCGTATCGAAACGCTGTTTACCAACGACCTGGATCACGGCGCATACATTTCTGAAACCATCCGTGTCGACCCAACCAACGATCGCCTGAGCGCGCTGGTTGAAATCTATCGCATGATGCGTCCTGGCGAGCCACCAACTCGCGAAGCGGCTGAAAATCTGTTCGAGAACCTGTTCTTCTCCGAAGACCGTTATGACTTGTCAGCGGTTGGTCGTATGAAGTTCAACCGTTCCCTGCTGCGTGATGAGATCGAAGGTTCAGGTATCCTGAGCAAAGACGACATCATCCAGGTAATGCGTAAGCTGATCGGTATTCGTAACGGCCAGGGCGAAGTGGATGATATCGACCACCTCGGCAACCGTCGTATCCGTTCCGTAGGCGAAATGGCGGAAAACCAATTCCGCGTTGGCCTGGTACGTGTAGAGCGTGCGGTTAAAGAGCGTCTGTCTCTGGGCGATCTCGATACCCTGATGCCTCAGGATATGATCAACGCCAAGCCTATCTCTGCTGCGGTTAAAGAGTTCTTCGGTTCCAGCCAGCTGTCTCAGTTCATGGACCAGAACAACCCGTTGTCCGAGATTACGCACAAACGTCGTATCTCCGCACTCGGCCCGGGTGGTTTGACCCGTGAGCGTGCAGGCTTCGAAGTACGTGACGTACACCCAACCCACTACGGTCGTGTATGTCCAATCGAAACCCCTGAAGGTCCGAACATCGGTCTGATCAACTCCCTGTCTGTATATGCACAGACTAACGAATACGGTTTCTTAGAAACTCCGTATCGTCGCGTTGTTGAAGGTGTTGTGACTGACGAGATTCATTACCTTTCTGCTATTGAAGAAGGTAACTACGTTATCGCTCAGGCGAACACCAACCTGGACGAAGAAGGCCGTTTCGTAGACGACCTCGTAACTTGCCGTAGCAAAGGCGAATCAAGCTTGTTCAGCAACGACCAGGTTGACTACATGGACGTTTCCACCCAACAGGTGGTTTCCGTCGGTGCATCCCTGATCCCGTTCCTGGAACACGATGACGCCAACCGTGCATTGATGGGTGCGAACATGCAACGTCAGGCCGTTCCAACTCTGCGCGCTGATAAGCCGCTGGTTGGTACTGGTATGGAACGTGCTGTTGCCGTTGACTCCGGTGTTACTGCAGTTGCTAAACGTGGCGGTACTGTTCAGTACGTTGATGCTTCTCGTATCGTTATCAAAGTTAACGAAGACGAAATGCTGGCTGGTGAAGCTGGTATCGACATCTACAACCTGACCAAATACACCCGTTCTAACCAGAATACCTGTATCAACCAGATGCCTTGTGTGTCTCTGGGTGAGCCAGTTGAACGTGGCGACGTGTTGGCAGACGGTCCGTCTACTGACCTCGGTGAGCTGGCTCTTGGCCAGAACATGCGCGTAGCGTTCATGCCGTGGAACGGTTACAACTTCGAAGACTCCATCCTCGTATCCGAGCGTGTTGTTCAGGAAGATCGTTTCACAACTATTCACATCCAGGAACTGGCATGTGTGTCTCGTGACACCAAGCTGGGGCCAGAAGAGATCACCGCTGATATCCCTAACGTGGGTGAAGCAGCTCTCTCCAAACTGGATGAATCCGGTATCGTTTATATCGGTGCTGAAGTGACCGGTGGTGACATTCTGGTTGGTAAGGTAACGCCTAAAGGCGAAACCCAGCTGACTCCAGAAGAGAAACTGCTGCGTGCAATCTTCGGTGAGAAAGCGTCTGACGTTAAAGACTCTTCTCTGCGCGTACCAAACGGCGTTTCCGGTACCGTTATCGATGTGCAAGTCTTTACTCGCGATGGCGTGGAAAAAGACAAGCGCGCGCTGGAAATCGAAGAGATGCAACTGAAGCAGGCTAAGAAAGACCTGACTGAAGAACTGCAAATCTTTGAAGCTGGTCTGTTTGCACGTATCCATGCTGTGCTGGTTGCTGGCGGTGTTGAAGCTGAGAAGCTCGACAAATTGCCACGCGATCGCTGGTTGGAACTGGGTCTGACTGACGAAGAGAAGCAAAACCAGCTGGAACAGCTGGCAGAGCAGTACGACGAGCTGAAGCACGAGTTTGAGAAGAAACTTGAAGCTAAGCGCCGCAAAATCACTCAGGGCGATGACCTGGCACCTGGCGTGCTGAAAATCGTTAAAGTGTATCTGGCCGTTAAACGTCAGATTCAACCTGGTGACAAGATGGCAGGTCGTCACGGGAACAAAGGTGTTATCTCCAAGATCAACCCGATCGAAGATATGCCTTACGATGAAAACGGCACGCCGGTTGACATCGTACTGAACCCGCTGGGCGTACCATCTCGTATGAACATCGGTCAGATTCTGGAAACCCACTTGGGTATGGCTGCTAAAGGCATCGGCGAGAAAATCAACGCTATGCTGAAGAAGCAGGAAGAAGTTTCCAAGCTGCGTGAATTTATCCAGAAAGCATACGATTTGGGTTCAGATGTTCGTCAGAAAGTTGACCTGAACACCTTCACCGACGATGAAGTTCTGCGTCTGGCTGAGAACCTGAAAAAAGGTATGCCGATTGCTACTCCTGTCTTCGACGGTGCAAAAGAGTCGGAAATCAAAGAGCTGTTGAAACTGGGTGACCTGCCGACTTCCGGCCAGATCACACTGTTTGATGGCCGTAGCGGTGAGCAGTTTGAGCGTCCAGTAACCGTAGGTTACATGTACATGCTGAAACTGAACCACTTGGTTGATGACAAAATGCACGCGCGTTCTACCGGTTCTTACAGCCTGGTTACTCAGCAGCCGCTGGGTGGTAAGGCTCAGTTCGGTGGTCAGCGCTTCGGTGAGATGGAAGTGTGGGCGCTGGAAGCTTACGGTGCTGCTTATACCCTGCAGGAAATGCTGACTGTTAAGTCTGATGACGTTAATGGCCGTACCAAGATGTATAAAAACATCGTGGACGGTAACCATCAGATGGAACCAGGCATGCCGGAATCCTTCAACGTATTGTTGAAAGAAATCCGTTCGCTGGGTATCAACATCGAGCTGGAAGACGAGTAA
- the secE gene encoding preprotein translocase subunit SecE yields MSANTEAQGSGRGLEAMKWLAVAALLIVAIVGNYIYRDVSLPLRALAVVVLIAAAGGVALLTTKGKATVAFAREARTEVRKVIWPTRQETLHTTLIVAAVTAVMSLILWGLDGILVRLVSFITGLRF; encoded by the coding sequence ATGAGTGCGAATACCGAAGCTCAAGGAAGCGGGCGCGGCCTGGAAGCGATGAAATGGCTGGCAGTTGCTGCTCTGCTTATTGTGGCGATCGTGGGCAACTACATTTATCGAGATGTGAGTTTACCTCTGCGTGCCCTGGCCGTGGTTGTGCTGATTGCTGCAGCGGGTGGTGTCGCGCTGTTAACGACGAAAGGCAAAGCTACAGTTGCTTTCGCCCGCGAAGCGAGAACCGAAGTTCGTAAAGTGATTTGGCCAACTCGCCAGGAGACTTTACACACCACCTTAATCGTGGCAGCAGTTACAGCTGTAATGTCACTGATTTTGTGGGGGCTGGATGGTATTCTTGTCCGCCTGGTTTCTTTTATTACTGGCCTGAGGTTCTGA
- the rplA gene encoding 50S ribosomal protein L1 — translation MAKLTKRMRVIRDKVDATKQYDINEAVALLKELATAKFVESVDVAVNLGIDARKSDQNVRGATVLPHGTGRSVRVAVFAQGPNAEAAKAAGAELVGMEDLADQIKKGEMNFDVVIASPDAMRVVGQLGQVLGPRGLMPNPKVGTVTPNVAEAVKNAKAGQVRYRNDKNGIIHTTIGKVDFDTDKLKENLEALLVALKKAKPSQAKGVFIKKVSLSTTMGAGVAIDQSGLSAVVN, via the coding sequence ATGGCTAAACTGACCAAGCGCATGCGCGTGATCCGTGACAAAGTTGATGCAACTAAACAGTACGACATCAACGAAGCCGTTGCTCTGCTGAAAGAGCTGGCCACTGCTAAATTCGTAGAAAGCGTTGACGTTGCTGTAAACCTCGGCATCGACGCTCGTAAATCAGACCAGAACGTACGTGGTGCAACTGTACTGCCGCACGGTACTGGCCGTTCAGTTCGCGTAGCCGTATTTGCCCAAGGCCCTAACGCAGAAGCAGCTAAAGCTGCTGGCGCTGAGCTGGTAGGTATGGAAGATCTGGCTGACCAGATCAAAAAAGGCGAAATGAACTTTGACGTTGTTATCGCATCTCCAGATGCAATGCGCGTTGTTGGCCAGCTGGGCCAGGTTCTGGGTCCACGTGGCCTGATGCCTAACCCGAAAGTTGGTACTGTAACACCTAACGTTGCTGAAGCGGTTAAGAACGCAAAAGCTGGTCAGGTTCGTTACCGTAACGACAAAAACGGCATCATTCACACCACCATCGGTAAAGTGGATTTTGACACTGACAAACTGAAAGAAAACCTGGAAGCTCTGCTGGTTGCGCTGAAAAAAGCTAAACCATCTCAAGCTAAAGGCGTTTTCATTAAGAAAGTTAGCCTGTCTACCACTATGGGTGCAGGTGTTGCGATCGACCAGTCTGGTCTGAGCGCAGTAGTGAACTAA
- the rplL gene encoding 50S ribosomal protein L7/L12 — MSITKDQIIEAVAAMSVMDVVELISAMEEKFGVSAAAAVAVAAGPAEAVEEKTEFDVILKAAGANKVAVIKAVRSATGLGLKEAKDLVESAPAALKEGVSKDDAEALKKSLEEAGAEVEVK, encoded by the coding sequence ATGTCTATCACTAAAGATCAAATCATTGAAGCAGTTGCAGCTATGTCTGTAATGGATGTTGTTGAACTGATTTCTGCAATGGAAGAAAAATTCGGCGTTTCTGCTGCTGCCGCTGTAGCTGTTGCTGCAGGCCCAGCTGAAGCTGTTGAAGAAAAAACTGAGTTCGACGTTATTCTGAAAGCTGCTGGCGCTAACAAAGTTGCCGTCATCAAAGCAGTACGTAGCGCAACTGGTCTGGGCTTGAAAGAAGCTAAAGACCTGGTTGAATCCGCTCCAGCTGCGCTGAAAGAAGGCGTGAGCAAAGATGACGCAGAAGCTCTGAAAAAATCTCTGGAAGAAGCTGGCGCTGAAGTTGAAGTTAAATAA
- the nusG gene encoding transcription termination/antitermination protein NusG encodes MSEAPKMRWYVVQAFSGFEGRVATSLREHIKLHNMEELFGEVMVPTEEVVEIRGGQRRKSERKFFPGYVLVQMVMNDASWHLVRSVPRVMGFIGGTSDRPAPISDKEVDAIMNRLQQVGDKPRPKTLFEPGEMVRVSDGPFADFNGVVEEVDYEKSRLKVSVSIFGRATPVELDFAQVEKA; translated from the coding sequence ATGTCTGAAGCCCCTAAAATGCGCTGGTACGTCGTTCAGGCGTTTTCCGGTTTTGAAGGCCGCGTAGCAACATCGCTGCGTGAGCATATCAAATTGCACAACATGGAAGAGTTGTTTGGTGAAGTCATGGTTCCGACTGAAGAAGTGGTCGAAATCCGTGGTGGCCAACGTCGCAAAAGCGAACGTAAATTCTTCCCGGGCTATGTTCTGGTCCAGATGGTAATGAACGACGCGAGCTGGCACTTGGTGCGCAGCGTACCGCGAGTGATGGGTTTCATCGGCGGTACTTCTGACCGTCCTGCACCAATCAGCGATAAAGAAGTTGATGCGATTATGAACCGCCTGCAGCAGGTTGGTGATAAGCCGCGTCCTAAAACGCTGTTTGAGCCAGGCGAGATGGTACGCGTCAGTGATGGTCCGTTTGCCGACTTTAACGGTGTGGTTGAAGAAGTAGATTACGAAAAGAGCCGCTTGAAGGTTTCTGTATCTATCTTTGGTCGTGCTACGCCGGTTGAGCTGGATTTTGCTCAGGTAGAGAAAGCTTAA